The Arachis stenosperma cultivar V10309 unplaced genomic scaffold, arast.V10309.gnm1.PFL2 arast.V10309.gnm1.Scaffold_100029, whole genome shotgun sequence genome includes a window with the following:
- the LOC130959986 gene encoding AT-hook motif nuclear-localized protein 25-like, with amino-acid sequence MAGFSTNNNNNEGRDHFNLGRFVPHLFNLHLQTPNNNNNNNNNPLTHHHHHQQQFNSPPPPAPAEADGDAAGGSRSGGVSAEPSTGRRPRGRPAGSKNKPKPPIVVTRDSPNALRCHVLEVSAGAELLDALSTYARRRGRGVCVLSGTGTLANVTLRQPGGTVVTLHGTFEILSITGTILPPPAPPGSGGISVYLSGGQGQVVGGNVVAPLVASAVVVLMAASFANAMFERLPLNLDDGDPREDDDHFNHQRQPAASQSSGVTGQIADGASSGGRAVSFFNSAAGVGGGGRGLNGRSGYPLSLPSGGDLFGWGGGGGVGASAAAAIKPPPF; translated from the coding sequence ATGGCAGGGTTCAGCaccaacaataacaataacgaAGGAAGAGATCACTTCAATTTAGGGCGCTTTGTTCCACATCTTTTCAATCTCCACCTCCAAACCcctaacaacaacaacaacaacaacaacaaccccTTAAcgcatcaccaccaccaccaacaacaATTCaactctcctcctcctcctgcACCTGCTGAAGCTGACGGTGATGCTGCTGGTGGTTCAAGAAGCGGAGGAGTATCCGCTGAACCCTCAACTGGGCGCCGTCCGAGGGGCCGTCCAGCAGGATCCAAGAACAAGCCCAAACCGCCTATCGTAGTCACGCGGGACAGCCCCAATGCACTCCGCTGTCACGTGCTTGAGGTCTCCGCCGGGGCGGAGCTCCTCGACGCACTCTCCACCTACGCTCGCCGGAGGGGGAGAGGCGTTTGCGTCCTCAGCGGCACTGGCACCCTCGCTAACGTTACGCTTCGCCAGCCTGGAGGCACAGTCGTAACCCTTCACGGAACCTTCGAGATCCTCTCCATCACCGGGACGATTCTCCCGCCGCCTGCTCCACCTGGATCCGGAGGGATTTCGGTGTACCTGTCCGGCGGGCAAGGGCAGGTGGTCGGAGGGAACGTGGTGGCTCCTCTTGTGGCTTCAGCTGTTGTGGTTCTGATGGCTGCTTCGTTTGCAAATGCAATGTTTGAGAGATTGCCTTTGAACTTGGACGATGGTGATCCTCGTGAGGACGATGACCACTTCAATCACCAACGACAACCTGCAGCATCGCAATCCTCTGGCGTAACTGGCCAGATCGCCGATGGCGCCAGCAGTGGTGGTCGCGCTGTTTCTTTCTTCAATTCGGCTGCAGGTGTTGGTGGTGGAGGAAGGGGTTTGAACGGCAGAAGCGGCTATCCCTTGTCGCTTCCCAGCGGCGGCGATCTATTTGGATGGGGCGGTGGTGGTGGTGTAGGTGCAAGTGCAGCAGCGGCGATCAAGCCTCCACCGTTCTAG